The genomic segment TCTGGGGGGGGGGAGGTGTAGAAAGAGACTACATAAAATGTTGTAcagtgtttggaaaaaaaaaaaatgtttgtggagGCATTCAGTTTAGACGAAAGGAAAAAATCGGTatggaaacaaataaagcaCTTGTCCTCCACAAACGAggacatctttttctttttttggctcCAAAACAATTTGCTTCATAGAGAACCAAGTCTGTCCAGTCATCGTACTGGACTCCAGTCTCCTGGTAAATATCATCACTGTGCGCTTTTTatccccccctccctccctccctgtcCCCCCCGAGATACGAGGAGTGGTGACCGGCACGTTGGAACGGAcgaaggaaaaaggaaaaaaaaaaaaaaaggcaaaggaAGAGATTTGTAGAAAAAGAATGATGGACTTTGCTAGGACAGAGACtggcagcacacacacacacacacacacgtttcaagaaaaacttccaaaaaaacaaaagaaaaaaaaaatccttttccCAAAAAATTAGCaatgatgcagaaaaaaaaatctcttgtgtagtttatttttgtatttttaagcttctttttcctcctgtgtgtatgtgtaatTGTGTGCattttaagagagaaaaaaaacacatcgcttttttttaaaaactgttcgaccccctccccccctcccctcccctcttGTAGTTTGTGTTCGTGGGAAGATGGCCGGCTGCGTTCAGGTTGCcactatatttttaaaaaccattcaGGTGGTTCGTGTTGTTCCTGTTGACGGACGACGATGAAAGACGAGACTTTTGTATTTGTTCCAAGTAGAACCGCAGAGGTTGTAGGACTGAAGGGAACCTTGAAGTGGACCCAGAGAGaggagttattttattttattttttactttgtttactCTTGATGcttgtgttgctttgtttgcCAAACATAAATTTTTCCGGGTTggaagggaggggggggggggggggggattaaaaaaaatcggTGTCCCATCTTTTCCTCCCCATGCCCGGTCGGTTGTTGCTTCTTCTGCTCATGAATCTTTAAGTTTGTAGAATGGCTACATATATTCCGTAGACCCATCCCCCTCCCAACCCGCGACACCTTTATTAATGTCTGTGAATCAActgaataaattttaatttgttttttcccttctcCAAGGCTCTGTATTTCAGACCACAGATGGTGTGCTAAGCTACCTGTTTCTTGTCTTTGAATGGGAAGGCCGCTTACAGCCGGAgtgttacttgtaaattagttcgTTCATAGagcaagaataaaacaaaacacacacacacagaaaaaaaacaacaaaacaaacatcttggCCTTTTATATAATTACCTGtaacaaactgtttttacatgttGGGTCATCTCTTGATTGCCTTTTGTGTCTTTActtataaaagaaacaaatatataaatatatatataaatatatatagtcTCCCTGATTGttctgattttttaatttttttttgccgcTGATTCACTGTAGGGAGTGAAATCCTACTAGGTCCATCAATCCAAACGTGTACAGGGGGGATTGGTCTGGCTGGGGGGCATGAGtggagatcttctgtgtaaaaGGGCAGATCCAGTTTGTGACagtaatttaaaagaataaaataaacaaaaaggccCCGAACGTCAAAGCCAGGGCCTCTCCGCTTGCCGCCGTGGCTTCAGGTTGGGATTTTCTCCTGATTTCTTTCTAGAAACTTTCTCTTCATATGCATTCATAATTTTTGTGCGTGTCGGTGTGTCTGTTAAACGAAACTAGAcatgcatgcaaaaaaaaagcagtgtATTTTAGTAGTGATGCCTTAAGTTAGACCATAAAGCTGAAggttctcaaaaaaaaaaaaaaaaagaaaaaacatttaatgagtTTGTTCCTCTCTCCATGTGGTATACAATTGTGTCCTTTCCTTCCACAGTACCTTTGCCGGGTCACTTATTTTTGCACCCTTGTTAGATAGGTCATCATCAGCAGTGCCGAGGTCTCCGAACTTTCCTTCCCGCGCCGGGACGAGTGCTCTCTTATCAGCACTCGCAGGTGTTGCGAGTTTCTCTCGGCTGTTCGCAGGTTATCTGGAAATGTCCTGTATTTtccaatgtgtgttttttgtacTGTAGGGAGTAATGTATCTtttatcatcaaaaataaacatgttaaacagAGACTGTGTCTCgagtctgctttttttttttcttaggacTGAATTACCTGCTGGAGGCCGAGCTCTGCGGCTCTTAAAAATGGCTTCTCCATGTCCAGGTCCTCTTTGGCGCTTCCTTCAAAGTACTCCGCCCCGATTTCTTCACACCACTGCATTGCCTTTCTGCGAGACACCTAGACAGCAGATGAAGTATTTCACAATCTATAATGCAGGAGAGATTATAGAGCTTATTATACATCTTTCATATTTGGACTGGGTACTCAGAAAGTTACGAGTAGAACCAATTAGGATCAATTCTCCTCTCAATACTCTAAAGTTCCTACAAAAAACCtgtattaggattttatgtgatgaagTGTCAAAAATTCAACAGTGTGGTGTGCGATACTGGATATACTGGTATTGAGCAGATATTAAGAAAACACAGGGCCAGTATCGACAGCACTTATATTTTAAGTCTGATGTATCAAACTTACAGCCCttagttattgttttattgttttccttttaattatttttgctaaaacatGGGACAGAATTTAGagaataaaaaggcaaaaagaaattttaccATAGAGTTGAGGAACTACAGTGCACAAATTTCAAGAGGGAATTTGAAGCTAAGGTATCGATCTGAACATCGACACCAAGCTGGAATCGATACGCCACCTCTAATATTGAGCCCCTTTCAATGTgctacccctaaataaaatcctacTCAACTTGCCAGCAGATGCACAACGGAGGAAGTCTGCAAACGAGTCGAGACCGACCTCCCGGTTGCTCAGGTCCGTCTTGTTGCCCAGGACAACGAAGGGAAAGTCTTCCGGATCCTGAGGCTCTCCCTGGACCAGGAACTCCTTCCTCCACATCTCCAAGGCGCTGAAGCTGGTCGAGGACGTGACGTCAAACACCAGCATGCAGCACTGGCTCCCTCTGTACAGAGGCGTGCCCAGAGACTGGAACCTCTCTGTGCCCGCTGTGTCCCAgatctaaacacacacacgcaaagagagagagagggaaacaCAAGGCTGCAGAGCCTCTGCCAGTCATGAAGGTTGATGCATTTCACTGTGATACACACACCAACCTGCAGGGTCACCGTGTTCCCATTGATCCTGACTGCTTTGGAGAAAAAGTCCGTCCCTATGGTGGCTCTGTACATGTTGGTGAAGCGGTTATCCACATATCTGCTCATGACGGACGATTTTCCCACCctgtgtaaacacacacacacccacacacacacacaagataAATTAGAAATAACCTCAAACTGAACTCTTTCTTCGTCACAAGACacatttaactccacctgtgtgtCACGCGACGTgtaaaatggttaaaaagtGGATGAAGTTGTTTAAACATCTGCCTACTTACTACACACATACATTTTACACCTTTACTTTAAAGAGTCGCGGCAAGTGAAAGTGAAACATTTGAGCTTTGAACTGAACCGAGTCCGAACATTtcagagtgaaaacaaaaccaccAAAAGTTACCCGGAGTTCCCTATGAGGATCGTCTTCAGAGTCACGGGAGTTTTTTCCTCACCCATGTTGAACGGAGGCTGCGACCAGATTGACTGCAGCTGTGAAGCTGCGGCGGACGGTGACGCCTTCAGGGTGCTGCTCGGAAATTCGCAATGGGTTAGTTGTCATTTATCAAACCTAAGTGACATTcatcaaaccttttttttttttttttccaaaatatctCATCGGACTTTGAAACACGTTAAGGAACGAAGCGATGATATGCAAAGTACAGGAacaaaaggagggaaaaaatgcaGCATTCAAATGTTGATGGTATGATGACGTAATTTTATAAACAGCATATTTTGTAGATTAGGGAACGAACCAAAAGCCTTAGcactaataataatactaatttttatatattattaattATATAGCAACGTAGTCCTCGTTGAACCACTGCAATATAAACTTACTTAATCAATTACCATAATTGTTTATTGTCTTGATTTCTGCACGTTTATTAAATGACTATAGTGTGGCAACGCTGTGGCCTACGCTTCTGAAGGCATCATTTGATAAACATCTGTGTGGCTGACCCATGgctcacctttgacctttaaatgttttttttagcagaaaatacaaaatcttatcaaatgGTATCAAAGAAAGCGATGGTGGACACTGTGGGTTTTTCCCCTCACAGATCCACTTGAGTAGATTTGAATATTGAAAATGCGTTGTATATCAGTAATTTGGTTAGAAATGCAACTAATTTGAATGCAGATTTAGTAAACAGAGGTTGAAAACCTATTTTTATGtatgtttctcttcattttgaTGGCTATAGGTCTCAGATAATTTAATTCTTTTgctaattaaaatggatttttaagaAACCCGTGCATGTGAATGtgcttttctgcatttttcactACTCATTACTTTTGACAATCAAGCACAGTGTCACCGCTCTAATTTCCTGGTAGACGGCTGGAGTCACTTTGGTCTTGATAAAACCCAGCGGACCGACACAAGCAGACGCCACGGCAACCCAAATCATCACTGGAGACGGGGACCTTGAATGCTTTCTGAAAAGCAAAACTTACCTTCGTCTGAAGAAGACGACTTTGGACCGCTGAGCAGAGACCCGATGCCAAAGGGAAGTTAAATTGTTCTGTAACTTTCTCTCCTCCTGGTGTCAGTGACTGTCTGCTGAGCAACAGCATAAcattaaaactttgatttttttttgttttggtcttatGTATGACCTGTCTAAGCAAAAGAAGTTTACGATTTAATTAATTGGTAACTATAATTAGCAACGCAAACAAATGCGCATGAATTTCgtgtttgtataattttttttaatccataatATTGAAATGAATTGTATTGTGCCCAAAGAAAATCTggatcaaaaatatatatatttatttatttatcttaccAAAAGGCCATGTTCGATGTGTTAGAAAACCACAATGCTTTTATATATCTGATCAGGAACTGTGCACCGTGTCCCCACTGCTTCAGAGCGAGTCCAGGAACACAGAACCTCATCAGAAACTCCCTGCGGAATGACAGTGAACCACTTCGActcgccaccagggggcagcagatGCTTCCGTTAAGCCTCCATCACTGCTCACTGCGTCAGGTGTGTTTCTCTGGGGTATTTGACGCCACGTTAAGTTGCTGCATTTAGAATGAGtagttttatgtttcagtttagttttactGACACTAATAGTCAATACACCCCCGCAACTAAACCAACATTGTACAATAATTTAGCCTTTTGTCGCAATTTTCTCAATCAAACGCCATGCAGCAGGGCAAGCTAAACCGGTGCTAGCGAGTCcagctaatttaaaaatactgcagcaataatagaagaaaatagatttttttaaaggtaaaaacaatataggctatatatatttattataataattctATTGCAAATGTAACTAAACTTCCTGCTCTTTAGTTAAATTGACTTCATTTCAACATATGTTCTTGTGATTCTATGACAACACAAAGTACTAAGTATTGTAAACAGGGAAGGAAAATGgttatctaaataaaaatgagaaaatatataATGTCCACTTATGTTCATCCACCTTTACAAACAGCGTCCTAAGCTCTGGGCAGCTAACTGACCCACAGTTCAGTCCTGTCCCATCTTGACTTCGGGGTTCCTCAGGGATCCATTCTAGTTCCACTTCTTTTCCACTCTTAACACAACATTTATGCAACATAACACCGCCTTTCACTGCTTTGCGGATGTTatccaaatttatttatctattttggCCACACTGCTATTCAGCCCTTACAGATGCGCCTTACAGATGTTCAAATATGGCTATTAATCTGAACgaaagcaaaactgaaatcaTCTTATTTGGAAAACCCAGCCTTCTAAATGACTACAGTATCACTGGTCCATGAGATTCACAGTCATCTGACTTTATGCTGCTctgacagaaaatatcaaagaaacAGAGGTTTGTGACTgcaatgtgacatttttttaaaagttaaacagggataaatactttagcaaggcaACTCTATAATAACCCAAAGcaatgaggagaaaaaaaaagattttaccaGCATCCgtgcaacaacaacagaaatgcTCACCAGATCTTTACAGGAACAAAAATTAACTCCAAACAACATGAACATTTAGGAGGGAAAAGTTACAAGTGGTAATAGTTTCACTTTTACACATCTGTGTATGGTGAGATTACATGAACTCAACAGTGGAAAGAGTTACAATAGCTAAGTGACAAGCTAACTTTATTAGTCAGAGCAGCACTTTCACGCTCCTCTGCTGCTAAAAACGTCACCTCACATGCCAAGATCAGCGTGGAGGAGGCAACTCATCTCTGAAAGTGTTTGGTGATGGTGAGgacagtttgtgtgtgttggcgtgtgtgtgtgtgtgagacagacagagagagagagagagagcgagagagagggTGCTCTCCTGAGTATAGCACTGCTGCTGCAGTCCTGCACCAAAGAGATAAGAGCACCGCCTTCACAGAAACCCGTTTCTTGGGAATTTGAAGGCTGCCATCAAAGTCCAGTGGTGACAGACAACGCCATCCGTCACCCGGGTTACGACCGGCTCAAACAGCCCCCTCGCCCCCAACTGTCCTGTACTTCACACTGTAGTGTCACTTCAGAGTGCAAGCAGGAAACACTGACATCTGACGGGCTACGCTGCACATGTGCCACTCTCACTATGAGTCCGACTTACACAGCACGACCAGGCCGAGGCTGCAGGGTCCTGTGG from the Xiphophorus maculatus strain JP 163 A chromosome 20, X_maculatus-5.0-male, whole genome shotgun sequence genome contains:
- the LOC102221039 gene encoding ras-related protein rab7-like isoform X1, whose protein sequence is MGEEKTPVTLKTILIGNSGVGKSSVMSRYVDNRFTNMYRATIGTDFFSKAVRINGNTVTLQIWDTAGTERFQSLGTPLYRGSQCCMLVFDVTSSTSFSALEMWRKEFLVQGEPQDPEDFPFVVLGNKTDLSNREVSRRKAMQWCEEIGAEYFEGSAKEDLDMEKPFLRAAELGLQQYKKHTLENTGHFQITCEQPRETRNTCEC
- the LOC102221039 gene encoding ras-related protein Rab-7a-like isoform X2, whose protein sequence is MGEEKTPVTLKTILIGNSGVGKSSVMSRYVDNRFTNMYRATIGTDFFSKAVRINGNTVTLQIWDTAGTERFQSLGTPLYRGSQCCMLVFDVTSSTSFSALEMWRKEFLVQGEPQDPEDFPFVVLGNKTDLSNREVGLDSFADFLRCASAGVSQKGNAVV